Within the Onychostoma macrolepis isolate SWU-2019 chromosome 14, ASM1243209v1, whole genome shotgun sequence genome, the region ATATCAACTTTATCTTTAACTTCAGTACTGTAGGGTCCAGCGATACTGCAGGAAATCCATCAGTTATTGCTTAATCTTAACTttatttgtgtgaaaatgtgaaaatatctaTCCACCAAGAATCAAGGGCCTAAAAAACGTTTCAAGACcccttttttctttattttgtaagACATCTACGTTTGTTTCACTAACCATTAAAATCCAGAATGACTTTGTGTGGGTGTATACTCTTCAAAATAAAGCTTCCTTATTAGTATCTGTGATTTAACATCCATGaaacctttccattccacaaaaagtTCTTTACAGTGGAAAGGGGTTCTTTGgatcattaaaatgttcttaacGTAGACAAAATGGTTagtttaagaactgttcactgaaaggttctctTGTGAACCTAAAATCTgctcttctatggcattgctgcTCAAAGAGTGAGAGTGTAGTAGGCTATTAAAGTTGTCTCTGTGTGCAGGATATCGTGTTGACTCTGAAAGAGAAGCTGTCCATTCGATGTATTGAGCATTTCACACTGGTGCTGGAACAGCAATATAACATCACCAAACTACTGCTGCTGCATGAGGAGGAACTCATACAaaaggtaacacacacacactagctAACTAAAAGCAGCAATGCTGTTAACTTCAATATATAGTTTATCAAGTTACAACAGTAGCTTGGCTACATTCAGAATCATGCAAAGcattaagaaaaacatttcCAACAATAAACGTAGCAGGACAAATAGCTAAATGTAGCATGACACTATATTGTATAATTATAGTCTCTGataattgtataattaaaataaatgactgtTTTAAACAGCTTGAATGTAATTATCTTATAATTTGACAGTAACTTAAAGGGTCTTGACTACTGTATTTTTCTGGAATATAAGTCAAGTTGTTAAATCATCTGAATATGCTGCAACTTATACTATTCCAAAGCGGCTTACATAATGTGCAAAACGCATTTGAGTGaggagaaataaaatacatgttcATAGTGTGTATaatgtttgaaaacatttaatacaccagtattttacaatatttctgaatgtaataaCAAAATGTGACTTATACGATGCAATTTTTCTCtaaacaatgcaattttctcaTAGTCAGGTGTGACTTATTTTCTGGAAAATATGGTAGTTCAATTGTGAGTAGCTTGCAACTAGGCAAGTTCTAACACATACATAAAGACACAATTGATATTCAAAGAAATGACTAATTTTCTAACATACGTAAAACCATATAGAACtgttaattttgtgaaatatatcTACTTATACACACTACAGCCATGACTGGAGTTTGTAATAAAGTACTGCTCTTTCAGGTGGTACAGAAGAAGGATTCCCATGACTACAGGTGTCTGTTCAGAGTCTGCTTCATTCCCAGAGACCCAATGGACCTTCTGCAAGATGATCCTGTGGCCTTTGAGTACCTCTTTCAGCAGGTCCCACAATTTGATTATGAACCTTGTTCGATCAAAGAACttgctaaaaaataaagtgGTGTAGTAATAAAGCAATGCTTTAAGACTGCAGTGTTATTAAGTATCAGCGAATAAGGTACTAAAACAGTTTATCAGtgttatgaatgtttattttttatattgccttttcatgttaattttagttGTAGCAGTTTTGTTTTCGTCATTTTTGTTACTATTTCTTTtacaatttataaattatttcagttttagttattttagtatgtcaagaaatgctgccttggcaactaactgaaataaaatatttatttatttaatgtccgttaatgtttatttcatttaaagtaaggaaaatgttttatgtggttttaatttgagttaacTGACGTAACCctggtgtgtatgtgtgtgtagagtgtGGCAGATGTGTTACAGGAACGCTATGCTGTAGAGATGAAATGTAACACAGCGCTGAGACTAGCCGCTTTGCACATGCACGAGAGACTGGCAAGCTGCGGCCAGACGACGAGAGCATCTGTTAAGAGTGTTGTGTAAGAGTGCACACATACACTCAAAAATACTCATGCTACATTAGAAAACAGGCATttaatgcgtgtgtgtgtctgtgtcagcAAGGAGTTTGGTTTAGAGAGCTTCATCTCTCCCACGCTGCTGAGGAACATGAGAGAGAAAGACCTACGGAAAGCTCTCAACTACCACATGAAGAAGATCCAGTCGCTGCTAGAACCACGTCAGAAGGTGTGtgtcttttacatttttcagaaaactatTAACAATATGTCCCtgtaaacagaaaataatataatgtattaaatattttttacatatacatttttatatttaaaattagtttatagATGATCCCTTTGACAATCTAAACATGGTAGATTAACATACTGCCTACCATACAGTATAAACTGTACACTGCCtactattcttttaaaaatgtatgtgaaaTAGTATGCAGTGTAAATGTTTGTTGGTTACTGGAAGTATTTTTCCATCCTGTTTTCCcatagggatttttttttttttttttaagtctttgtCAAAGTGATTTAAGCCATaaaccaaaccaaccagctatgaggtcaatcacaacattacaaactttgaaACAAAACGTACTCAGACAATcagacaaaaaagaaaacgtACGAAGCTGACTAAAGAGCTATGAATCCCACTGCAAATGacaatcaaattaaaaacaatggtgaaatataaaactatacattttaAGTTGTTGATAATATCTATAGAAACAACTTATATTAAGtttaatgcaaaatatgcacatatatattatatatatttatttatttatttattttttaagtattctGATAACGTAGGGAGACTCAGTTACTTCAGTTGTGGTGCATCTTGCAGAACATTTTTTGCTCACCACGACAACTTCAGAGCTTACAACAGATGTGTCTATTAAGGTTTATAAGTTATCACTGAAAATCAGTTTTTCTATGGTGGAAATGATTGGACTTTTTACTGCTGGTTCATCTGTTACACTGTAAATGTGGGATGCAGTATTTCATGCATTGTGTTCTGATTATATCCTGCACATTTTACCAAATGTAGTTGAGAACTGGGTTTTCTATACCAAATATGAATTTGCATAATCTGCACATTATACATATTATGCATTGCAGCAGTTCCAAGACCACATTTCTTTGTCCTGTCCTAGTTTTTATGACTTCAATCATAATGAAAATCTATTTAATTATCTTTTCCatttccctctctctcactTTTTCAGGTGATTTCTGTGTCTCAGGCCCGTTTGGCTTATCTGACCCAGATGGCGGAGCTGATTTCATACAGCGGGAGAAGCTACAACGCCACCATGCTGGTGAGAGAGTTGTGTCCATCTGCCACGTTCAtcacaaataacaaacaaaatctGCAGGGCACGGATATGTTCCGTTTATTTTCCTCTCGTCTGGAGGCaaccatttgttttttttagatacTGTTATGCTGGATAAAATCTTGACAAGCATCCTCCTGTTTTTAAGGATATGAATTTAAGCACGTTATATAAGATGGCTGTTCTAGGGAGCGAGAGATTTGGATAAAATAGCAGCATCTCTTGCaatgacataaaaataaaccttGAAATGACGTAAAGCCTGAGACCAATTCATTATAAAGAACTGACTCATAAGATTCACATGAGACCATTTTAAAAATCCTGTTTATATCCTTTATATGTTGATGTATTTCCTTGGTAAGACTGAGTCAGATTGGAggacatgtttgtgtgttaCAGTTGCAGGACAGGGAGTCATTGGTGAGTTTGCTGGTTGGAGCGAGATACGGGATCAGCCAAATACTAAACCACCAGCTCAACATGATCTCCACCATCATAGACTTCCACTACATCACCCGAATAGAGGTGCTCTCAGAGTCTGACAGAGTCAGCATGCTCAAGATTTACCTGCAGGACATCCAGGTGTGTACACATCTACCAACAGATTAAAATAAACCGTTAAAATGCTGAAACTGTACCTTCGGGACACCCAGGTGTGGATAAACACCCAGGCACGGAAATatgtttttcctctctcttcttctctttctctctccatctgACCATCTCTTTATCCTGCAACTTTTAGCCAATAGCCCTTCTAATGGAATCGGTAGCAGCTAAAGATCTGGCCTGCCTCCTGGCTGGATACTGCAAACTGCTGGTTGACCCCAATATCAATGTGTTTCGCTGGGGACCCAGACCTAAAATGCGACGCATTCCGGCAGAAGAAGGTAGGAGATTAGGGAAGATTGTGTCATTAAATATGTGGCAtaacatttaacttttttctCCTATCACCCTGCCCACACTACAAGTGATTGATGTTGCTCTGTGTAGGGAGaagtgttattattgttaactaaatctgttaaaatcttttttgttatattaaataaagctgaaataaagtaaactataaattagggatgcacaatattggatttttgctgATATCGgatatgccgatatttttcaactcattgTGGCCGATAGCCGATGCcgatatattttcttttgtttggaaacaacaccaagtctcagcaTCAAGACCCGGGAGGCTGCCTCTGCTGCACACACTAGTGACTGTTGACTCTCTCGCACCCAGGATGCTCATTCTGTACTTGCATTCTCAGATTAAATGTGGCAATCCAAAACAGTGACTCTATCACCTTTCAGGCAAAAGTTAGCATTAAGAATGACCACACAGCTTGTATGATCTTATCGCAAGCACAGACTCAGCATATGCGAGTTACTTATCGGTAAGGCATATtggcataatttttcatatcgaTACATTTTAAGCCACTATCATAAAGCCGATTCCGATAATATTTTGCATCCGTACGcaaaaatattagatgaaaaacttaaactgaaaaaaCTTTCAGAAATGGAATTTGAAAATTGTTGGAAGTTGAAAatagctaattcaaaataataaatactagtacatttataatactaaaataacactgatcgGATGACTAGGCAGTCCACAATTTTGCACACTGCATGTTGTGGTTGCAACATGAAAAAGTGCTATGGTGGTGGTACCATTGTACAGTGATGGTGCCAGATTATGGTACTTTGAAATATACTGAAAATTATGTACCCTGGTGTATGGTACTTCCAACAATATCATGGTACTACTATGGGACATATACACTGGGATTACACTGGGTTACAATGTATATGGAATGTATGTTGTGTCATTTAAGATTTACAGATTTTATGAAATGCCTTTTTGTAAGATTTCAGTTATAACATCAAtcagttgtatttttaaatgcattaaatcacttatgaaaaaaatcacttgtacattatattatactaaATGCTACATAAAtgatgtttaatgtgttttgtgtaGGGTATGTTTCTCGGTGTGGGAGCGATTCAGAAGACAGTTCGGAGGATGATTATGCCATGGAGGGACTGCTGGACACTCAGCTGTCAGAGGACACTATGTCTACTCATACAAATGATGGCACGGAGGATGGAGAGGAAGCCGAGGGGAAAAGTGAAGCAGAGGCGGAAAAGGTCAGAGTGATTGTAACGCATCCCTTTTTAGAAGACGAAGGAGATGAGGCGAGCAAGAGAGAGTCTGTTGGAGATGAGGATTACGCCATGACAATGGATTGCCTTTTGGAGACAGGTTGGTACACAGACCCTCGAGTCAACAGCAGCTTCTCCAGTTTGTCCAGTAACTCGCTAAATGCACTGGAGGAGAGTATTAAGGCAGCCATTGGTGGACTTGGCCATATGGATATGTCTCTAGAAGAGAAACCCAGTTCTGGTGCATCGAGTCTGGATGTCCACCACCCTTACCTCCTTGAGGTGCCAGAGCGTTTGGATGAGAGGGGCAGTTCAAACAAACTCAGACGAACTTCAGACCTAACCTATGATAATCACTCAGGTCTGTGCTTCTCTGAGCTCTCCCAAATGTCTGACAGCTTGCCAAGCCCACCTGCGGCCAGCGACGATGCTTTGAGCGAGGATGATGAAGGAGGAGACAGTGAAAAAGACGGTCGCATTTCTGCCATGTCAGCAGAATTTGAGGCTGTGTTAGCATCTTGTACCCCTAACAGCATAAATGCTAAATTAGCAGGAGTGAACTTTCAGGCACTCTTCACCAGGATTCACAACCATCCAGCATGTAGACAAGAGGGAAAAAGCTTCCCACAGAAAAAGATAAATGAAGCTAAACAGGGACCATCTTCAAAATTAATAGCACAATCTGTGCTGATGAGAGCTGTGCCCTCAAATGTCCCTGAAAAATCAAAGGACTCCAGAGACAGTTGTTCAGAATCTGAGGATGAATTTTTTGATGCCCAAGATCGATTTACCCCTCCCATCACAGAGCAAGGCCTCCCAGGTCAGTGAACCATCTATTTTTACCACAAAACATTTGTGCATTCCGTAAAAGAATGTTCCAggttcaatacaagttaagcTATCAACAGCATTTATAGCATAAAGTCCATTACCAGAGAAACTTTTTTCGACAGGTCCCCtcaaaaaaaacagctaaaatcACTATTACAGTAAAGCACTTGAAATAAAGCAAACATGGCTGTGCACTTTGAgggtttaaaagcagaaatgtaaagtgaattttttttgtaaaagcgCTTCTTTAAAACGCGTGTtatttcatctgtaaaatatttttgcacTTGGTTTACAGAAAATCATATTTCTTGTATCTTTCTGCATGTCAGAGTAGCAGGGTTTACTGCCTTTAGGTGGTCATGACAAGTTGGAAATATAGGATATAAATTTGTACAAGGTTAGTAAGCAATAAGTAAGAAGTTGCACTGGCCTGTTTACTTGCATTGTAAGTGGCTTACTGTGATTGTTGCTTAAAAAACTGAGGAATTAGTGTTTGAAGGTAATCTACATTGTTACATATGTTGATACCCATTGCCTCATGGGCAGCGCGCCAACATATAGCGCCGTTGCGCTGTGGACGACCAGAGTTCGAGTTCCTGCTTGCAGTCTTTTCCCAATCCTGTAccccacctctctctctctcccactttgtTTCCTGTCAGTGTATATACTGTCCTATCCTaaaaggcaaaaatgccaaaaatgaatctaaaaaaaaccaaaaaaaaacaacaacattgttaaatgtaacGTATTGAACCCggaatattcttttaaaatgttaaatatctaggtttttaatttttttcaactaATGTACACATCTCTCTTGCCTCTTACTCTTTTTCAGAGAAAAGCTCAGATTCTGAGAACAAACATCCTTCTTTTAGTGACATTAAGGTTAGTGTGGACAAGAAAAAAGCTCCAGAATCCAGAGACAGCAAAGAGAAGGACAGCGCCACACCAGAGACCCTCAAAGAAAGACTTTCTCTTGCCAATCATTTCACCCCTGCAATCCCTGAGACTAAAAACCTTGAATTGGAGGTCCATCAGCCTTCACTGATTTTTCTCCCTAAACCTACAACTATGGAACATAAATCTTTCTCTGCTAACCACTCCACAGGACAGAAAGCCCAGCACTGCAATGGAGACATCCCAGGCCGAAATCCACACCTATCATCGCAGCTTCTAGAGATGGAGCCAGATACCATGGAGTTTAAACCAGTCACAGGGCCTGGACCACCATTGTCTTCCTCATTAATAACAGCTGTACGGCAAGGTACCTTTCCCCAACAGACCTTAGTAGAACCAGAGACTGTTCAAAATGGAATAACTGACCAGGTTTCAGACAGTCTAGATAAAGAGACTACTCCAAATCATGTGGATCTTGAGAGACTT harbors:
- the frmpd1b gene encoding uncharacterized protein frmpd1b isoform X2, with product MDLLQDDPVAFEYLFQQSVADVLQERYAVEMKCNTALRLAALHMHERLASCGQTTRASVKSVVKEFGLESFISPTLLRNMREKDLRKALNYHMKKIQSLLEPRQKVISVSQARLAYLTQMAELISYSGRSYNATMLLQDRESLVSLLVGARYGISQILNHQLNMISTIIDFHYITRIEVLSESDRVSMLKIYLQDIQPIALLMESVAAKDLACLLAGYCKLLVDPNINVFRWGPRPKMRRIPAEEGYVSRCGSDSEDSSEDDYAMEGLLDTQLSEDTMSTHTNDGTEDGEEAEGKSEAEAEKVRVIVTHPFLEDEGDEASKRESVGDEDYAMTMDCLLETGWYTDPRVNSSFSSLSSNSLNALEESIKAAIGGLGHMDMSLEEKPSSGASSLDVHHPYLLEVPERLDERGSSNKLRRTSDLTYDNHSGLCFSELSQMSDSLPSPPAASDDALSEDDEGGDSEKDGRISAMSAEFEAVLASCTPNSINAKLAGVNFQALFTRIHNHPACRQEGKSFPQKKINEAKQGPSSKLIAQSVLMRAVPSNVPEKSKDSRDSCSESEDEFFDAQDRFTPPITEQGLPEKSSDSENKHPSFSDIKVSVDKKKAPESRDSKEKDSATPETLKERLSLANHFTPAIPETKNLELEVHQPSLIFLPKPTTMEHKSFSANHSTGQKAQHCNGDIPGRNPHLSSQLLEMEPDTMEFKPVTGPGPPLSSSLITAVRQGTFPQQTLVEPETVQNGITDQVSDSLDKETTPNHVDLERLDNQDIKPNQKVPTNAKGTTEFGKITADSKSPLQQSSDSLETRKSENKVPQMNTKPPIPPKPSFIGLQPSSKAVNAQSQKPEEKTKVPPNGLSLHPWSQRNGTRTSPPSTLSKGVSLSHENLRTELKAESSTIKPTSASTTPTPSPSPLPSPSVQSVNIVPEDPAQTGTSFHSRAGSSGRLSATALRGKIQDMPWYLTRSQEILGTVALSNTISSTGNIATIATDVNHDSKKVSPKATSVPSLIDWKEKDAEVVIVKLKDGPEEVTTTPVKDTNGKPPTSSSHPDLRQKLSTEATELHRHFGTCKSEQPQSHKGNPSEIQLDNASSLSSTSPSHRDACGCHTVYANCFSGDTEDNCSFDDDLTVYEFSRRNQISKPPQPTPGPSPATFSGPSPNVLSLLRDSPRPLSSSSELSPLLVPPRPLESLPLDCGPMNNPLRFLQGHHYVTSQKGSGLKDGYACLQRDIDELLMVLKKGPSAVYPPTHKGECENGNVNGNSLSETERCLVQAEARRLASGCQRATRVGWAPDDALLSLGNSFGALVQLTSTCMRVPCSDCGGCHGDIDADEALRKLEEIVDLYKEFVGAVETAREGEGVRLLAKQCTVLISTVFSLTQLFRTRTPDIDNGNVPLNF